A genome region from Pan troglodytes isolate AG18354 chromosome 3, NHGRI_mPanTro3-v2.0_pri, whole genome shotgun sequence includes the following:
- the LOC100608599 gene encoding LOW QUALITY PROTEIN: heat shock protein HSP 90-alpha (The sequence of the model RefSeq protein was modified relative to this genomic sequence to represent the inferred CDS: inserted 4 bases in 2 codons; deleted 2 bases in 1 codon; substituted 4 bases at 4 genomic stop codons) codes for MPEETQTQDQPTEEKEVETFTFQAEIAQLMSLIINTFYLNKEIFLRELISNLSDALDKILYESLTDPSKLDSGKELHISLIPNKQDRTLTIVDTGIGMTKADLINNLGTITKSETKVFMEVLQAGADISMIGQFSVGFYSAYSVGEKVTVITKHNNDEQCAWESSLRGSFTVRTDTGEPIGHGTKVILPLQEDQTEYLEERKIKEIVKKHSXFIEYPITLFVEKKHDKKVSNDEAEEKEDKEEGKEKEEKESEDKPEIEDVGSDEEEEXKKDGDKKKKKKIKEKYIDQVELNKTKPIWTRYPDDITNXEYREFYKSLTINWEDYLSVEGQLEFRAFLFVPRLAPFELLETRKKKNKTKLSAHRDLIMDNSEELIPEYLNFIRGVVDSEDLSLNIFHEMLQXSKILKVIRKNLVKKCLELFTELAEGKERYXKFYEPFSKNIKLGIHGDSQNQKKLSELLRYYTYASGDEMVYLQDYCTRMKENQKHIYYITGETKDQVANSAFVQRLWKHGLEVIYTIEPIDEYCVQQLKEFEGKTLVSVTKEDLELPEDEEEKKKQEEGGKKKTPKFENLCKIVKDILEKXVEKVVVSNRLVMSPCCIVSSTYGWTANMERIMKAQALRDNSTTGYMAAKKHLEINPDHSFIDTLRQKAEADKNDKSVKDLVILLYETALLSSDFGLEDPQTHANRIYRINKLGLGTDEDDPTADDTSAAVTEEMPPLEGDDDTSRMER; via the exons ATGCCTGAGGAGACACAGACCCAAGACCAACCAACGGAGGAGAAGGAGGTTGAGACGTTCACCTTTCAGGCAGAAATTGCCCAGTTGATGTCATTGATCATCAATACTTTCTACTTGAACAAAGAGATCTTTCTGAGAGAGCTCATTTCAAATTTATCAGATGCATTGGACAAAATCCTGTATGAAAGCTTGACGGATCCCAGTAAATTAGACTCTGGGAAAGAGCTGCATATTAGCCTTATACCAAACAAACAAGATCGAACACTCACTATTGTGGATACTGGAATTGGAATGACCAAGGCTGACTTGATCAACAACCTTGGAACTATCACCAAGTCTGAGACCAAAGTGTTCATGGAAGTTTTGCAGGCTggtgcagatatctctatgaTTGGCCAGTTCAGTGTTGGTTTTTATTCTGCTTATTCAGTTGGTGAGAAAGTAACAGTGATCACCAAACATAACAATGATGAACAGTGTGCCTGGGAGTCCTCATTAAGGGGATCATTCACAGTGAGGACAGACACAGGTGAACCTATAGGTCATGGAACAAAGGTTATCCTACCGCTACAAGAAGACCAAACTGAGTACTTGGAGGAACGAAAAATAAAGGAGATTGTGAAGAAACATTC GTTTATTGAATATCCCATCACTCTTTTTGTGGAGAAGAAACATGATAAAAAAGTCAGCAATGATGAGGCTGAAGAAAAGGAAgataaagaagaaggaaaggaaaaagaagagaaagagtccGAAGACAAACCTGAAATTGAAGATGTTGGTTCTGacgaagaagaagaataaaagaaggatggtgataagaagaagaagaagaagattaaGGAAAAGTACATCGATCAAGTAGAACTCAACAAAACAAAGCCTATCTGGACCAGATATCCTGATGACATTACTAATTAGGAATACAGAGAATTCTACAAGAGCTTGACCATTAACTGGGAAGATTACTTGTCAGTTGAAGGACAGTTGGAATTCAGAGCCTTTCTATTTGTCCCACGACTTGCTCCTTTTGAGCTGTtggaaaccagaaagaaaaagaacaagaccaAATTGTCTGCACACAGAGATCTCATCATGGATAACTCTGAGGAGCTAATCCCTGAATATCTGAACTTCATCAGAGGGGTGGTAGACTCGGAGGATCTCTCTCTAAATATTTTCCATGAGATGTTGCAATGAAGCAAAATTTTGAAAGTTATCAGGAAGAATTTGGTCAAAAAATGCTTAGAACTCTTTACTGAACTGGCAGAAGGTAAAGAGAGGTACTAGAAGTTCTATGAGCCGTTCTCTAAAAACATAAAGCTTGGAATACACGGAGACTCTCAAAATCAGAAGAAACTTTCAGAGCTGCTAAGATACTACACATATGCCTCTGGTGATGAGATGGTTTATCTCCAGGACTACTGCACCAGAATGAAGGAAAACCAGAAACATATCTATTATATCACAGGTGAGACCAAGGACCAGGTAGCTAACTCAGCCTTTGTGCAACGTCTTTGGAAACATGGCTTGGAAGTGATCTACACGATTGAGCCCATTGATGAGTACTGTGTCCAGCAGTTGAAGGAATTTGAGGGGAAGACTTTAGTGTCAGTCACCAAAGAGGACTTGGAACTTCCAGaggatgaagaagagaaaaagaaacaggaagaggggggaaaaaaaaaaaca ccaaagtttgagaacctctgcaaAATCGTGAAAGACATTTTGGAGAA AGTTGAAAAAGTGGTTGTGTCAAACCGATTGGTGATGTCTCCATGTTGTATTGTCTCAAGCACATATGGCTGGACAGCAAACATGGAGAGAATCATGAAAGCTCAAGCCCTAAGAGACAACTCAACAACAGGTTACATGGCAGCAAAGAAACACCTGGAGATAAACCCCGACCATTCCTTTATTGACACCTTAAGGCAAAAGGCAGAGGCTGATAAGAATGACAAGTCTGTGAAGGATCTGGTCATCTTGCTTTATGAAACTGCGCTCCTGTCTTCTGACTTCGGGCTGGAAGATCCCCAGACACATGCTAACAGGATCTACAGGATCAACAAACTTGGTCTGGGTACTGATGAAGATGACCCTACTGCTGATGATACCAGTGCAGCTGTAACTGAAGAAATGCCGCCCCTCGAAGGAGATGACGACACATCACGCATGGAAAGGTAG